The Apium graveolens cultivar Ventura chromosome 10, ASM990537v1, whole genome shotgun sequence nucleotide sequence AAACTATTTCTCAATTTTCCTAAATTACAAGAAcgtgaatttttttaattattttaattcaaaaacattaaagattaacaaccaaaaaaaatcagattttttttaaaaccCAGCTACAAGTACaattcaaaaaatataaatataaaggAAGTCGTAACTCAGGAAAAACTGAAACGCAACTCAAAGCTCTAACCACCCTTCTCTAACATTAAAAGCTGTTAAACTTGTTTGTATCTTATTAACTATTAAGCCATTGGTTCTTGTTTGTTGAACTGAAATTAACTACAAAAATGGATGCCAAGCAGATAAAGCTCACAACTTTAATAATCTTTGCTGCTTTGATGATCAACCCTTCACTTCAATCCACTACCTCTGTCAAATACTGTGGTTAGTTTGACTTTCTTGATTTGACCCTTTTCTTTTAACTAATGACCCATCTTCTTAGTTTTGATTTTTTAGTTTTAAGTTGTGAGATTTCTTGATTTTATCATTTTATGTTTAGGGTTTGTTAGAAAGTTGTTTTATTTTTAATGggcttgtttttgttttggtaGGGCCCTTTTTGTGTAGAAGTTGAATTTTGTGTATGATGGACTGATGATGGCAATATAAATGGAATTTAGTAATAAAGATGTTTAggtttttttttgaataaatttattgAAATATGTTACTACATGTTTGTGAATTGATTATATTTGATTAGTTATTGAGAATGTTTGGAGGGGGATTGATGTTTCGAATTCATTATGGTTTGCTGTGAGGACGGGCCCCTATTGTTAAGAAGTTGGATTTGATGTGTGATGGGAGTATCACTTGAAATTTAGTACTGATAATGTTTAGGcctttttttttgaataaatttattgAAATACGTTACATGTTTGTGAATTGATTACATATTTGATAACTGATTAGGTATTGAGTATGTTGATGTTTTGAATTCATTATCGTTGCATTGGCTTGAGAATTTGGGTGGGGTGGGGGGGGGGGGTAGAGTTTTGCCACAAGGTTACTGGAGGAATGCTAATATTGTATCGATTTTGCAGATAGGAAAGCTGATTATGCTGTCAAAGTGGAAGGGATCGACATGATTCCTTTTCCAATTGTGAGTGGACAACCGGCTACCTTTAAGATTTTAGCTTCCTCAGGTAAGTCAATGTTATgtaattatatattttttgtaTTTTGTCTGAGTATATATGTGACTGTCGTTTATTGTTGAATGTTGTCAAGAATCGTACATCTAATAGATAGATATGCAAATTTCCTTATCTTTTGATGCGTTATAGTCTGAGAGGTTTGCCTGCTTTTGTTGGTTACCACACGAGATGATAAGCCTTAAGCTTGTCCTTGATTTACTAGAAGAATTTATATGGGCAGTGATGAAGAAAAACATTAACAATAGTAACATTAACAAATAAACTATAAGCCTTAGAAACTGTTGATCGTAGAACACCATTGATCATCACTCTCAACGATTTTTTTACATTTGGTTGGATTTTTTGTTGACTTGGACCGAAAACCAGCTCATCACCTTGGAGGCTGTGCAGGTTTATAATTGTATTGTAGTTTCAGAATATGTTGATGGTTTCCAATTCAAGGGTTTTTGAGCTAGAAAATTTCTTAATCCCTGTTTCGTAGAAGATTGTAGATGTTCTTGCAATACACTGCCGCTACCTCCTAGTTATACTCCTAATCAATCTTTGGGGACTTAAATGCTCCTGCTTTTAGAGAAAAGGCTAGTCACTGAAAGTGAAATATAATATCACACACAGGCGAGTACCAAAGGAAACTTCAGAGATCTTCTTGTAAGTTGTAAACCAGTTGAGCTAATTACTTAGACCACTGCTATTATATGGCAACTCCTTTCCTAGAGCAAGTACAATGCTAATGCTAATATGGATTTAGGTATTTATATATTTTGGCTCGGAATGTGATTTATTTTGCTGCTACACTCGAACTTGTAGTCCAGTGTTTGTGCTAAAATGGCTATACTTATTGAATTTATTTGTTAAAACTCATGTAACAAACAAATCATCCCTTTTACTTATTTGAAACTGATGTGGCAAGGATGGCTATAACAATTTTTGGTTCTATATTTAGAACTAATTACTAATTATCCATTATGCAATTTGCATTGGAGTGATCATTCTGTAGATCTAGTTCTATATTTTGGTTATATAATCACTTATAGCTGTGCACCACATTTGCTCAATATATGTATCAACAACACCATGAGTGAAATATTTTAACAATATAAGAGGCTGTGGCCATGACCTTGATCAAGCTATCTACTTTCCACTGATAATACATTATTTTTATAGGTCAACCAATATATGGAGGAAAAATGTCTCTTCAGGTTTTGTTTTTGGGGATTAGTGTCCATTCAGAATCCCACGATATCTGTGAGAAGTCAAGGTGCCCTATATCAGCCGGTAAATTTGTGCTTTCGCACACTCAAGTTCTACCTGGAATCACTCCTGCTGTAAGTCAAAATTACTAGAATAGATATATACTTGATGCACCTCttcttaatatattatatattttacaaTAGATTAGACCTATACATCGAATCTTTTAAAATTTGAGGAGTTTTACCTAATTTTCGTTTAGACCGACTCACGTCGGTTAACTGAATGGAATGTGTTAAAAACAATTGGGATGAAATCCTTGTTACTTCAATGAATAGCCTGTTAAAATTAAGTCAATAGGTAAATTAAATTGGTTGTAGGCGTGATAGTGAAAAGTTTTCGTGTACAGACGAACCGCATCCAACCGCCCAACCGCTCGTAACCGAACCGCATTTTGCGGATAATCGCGAAACGCGGGTTGGTTGtagatttaaattttaaaaaccgctcattcgcggtttggatgcggttttaaattcttaaaaatcgcaaaatcgcaaccgcaactcgcaacatatatttataataaaatatatttccaaaaatgtagttgatatcatataaattaataagtatacacatttatTAACTAATTTTAGATTAATGTAGACTTCGTTCATAAGATTCACAAtcattataaaatatataaccaAAATAAATAGAAAATGTAATTAAcatgtaattttatttttatccgtttctttttcttttctcccgcctccatatttttgtatgtttttaatatccTTGCTCCACACGGAAcattagtttgtattttatttttgaatgtaaatttatcatgtaacttaaacttgaatttattaatatttcgaatttaattttttgcaaattattaattattttaaagtaaGTGGTTGAACAGCAAACCGATCTgcaataaccgcaaattcgcaaccgcaatTGACGCGGTTAACCGCAGCTGCAAATGCGGTTGCGGAtgacaattttctaaaaccgctcttcgcggtttggttcgacttttaccccCAAACCGATCCGATCCGAACCGCGTACACCCCTAGTGAAAACATCACTTTCTTCAAGGATTTATTGCACCCTAATTgtttatatataatttaataagTGGTCACCAGTGAAAGTATTTCTACATCAAACACAAAGCTTTTAGTCAGAATTTTTATTAAAGTACTTGGTGGAACAAGGTTGAGAATGTGTACATACTCCAAGTGTTTATAATATATTTCCCCTTTGAAGCTAAAACTTTCCTATATATAAGTGGTTATTAGTTCAGATATATATAAGCTGACCCTGTGTCACAATCTGAATATATTTTATTCTGTTAATGAGTGAAGAAAAGTTTTTCTCCCCTCATATTTACGAGATGGTACACTACGTCAACCAGCTTCATGTTTTAGTTGGATTTTGTACCTTTGCCTTTCCCCCTGTCAGCCCTCACCAGGCTATTGGTCCACTTGTTTTTATCTGTACATAAGTCATCAAGTACAATAAAACAATCTCTAACTACTGTAAGAATGGTCTAGACCAAAAAAGTGGATGCTTGGATAGCTTTACTGTTGTATGAAGCTGAACCAATCTAAAGAGATTAAAACATCTGAAGATTTAGAATCTCCGTGTGGTTTTGGATAATGTTTATCGTTCATGTCTCCCTCCCCGTGTAACAGATATGAGTGTAGTACAGCTAAACTCTAGTTTTCCTTGTTAAATATGTTGCTCTTCTCAGGGATCTTACACTCTTAAGATGAGGATGACTGATGAGTTCAACAATCAGTTGACTTGCATAAGCTTCAACTTCAAAATTAGTTCGGGATTGTATGAAGCAGCTCTTTGAGGGCCCGAAGCAGTTGAACTTGTTTGGGTCAATAGTGATGAGCTCTCTCTAAGTGGGATACTATGTTTTCTACTCAAGATGTTGTAAATGTACCACTTTATATGTTCCTCACCTCATCAACCACTGATTATATGTTTCTCACCACTTTATATGTTCCACTCGTGATTAGTTCATCGCAAGTACAATAAATCTATGTTAATTAAATTTCTGCTTGTATATATTATTTCTGTTGGAGTACCATATTGCTAGAATGAATGGACACTATTGTCTTGTTACTTGTTTTTAATGTTTGTTAAAAGTTCTGTTTTGTATCACTTGTAATAGTTATAGGCTTACAGTTATATCACGTATGATATTGGCTGAAATAATTCTCTTTTGCTCTAACACTGAAGTTCGACACACGTACTGGTACTTGGTGTTTTTTTTGAAATACTGTATGCCCAAGGTTGTAAAATGTTCCATTTTATTCCTTTTACTGGTTAGAATTTGCAAATATATCAGTGAGTTCTAGCTGAATTAATTTTCTATCTCCCCCTATTTTTGTCAGGACTATATTCCCCTTTAGTAGTTATACAAAAAACTGAAAGCCTCATTGAGTTTTATGCAAATACATGCAATATTTGCCAAGAAGTTGCCATTTTATAAGTTTGAGGTGCAGAGTGCTTGAAGTACAATATGTTAATTGTCAGGGGTCGATAGTCTGTTGCAACCAAGGATTGAGAGAGATTTTATCGCAAAGGCCTATCCCCCGAACCCTGGCAAAAAAGGCGCATGAGAAATTCGATGTCTTGTTAATTGTCAGGGTTCGATAGTCTCTCAACCAAGGATTGAGAGAGACTTTTATTGCAAATGCCTATCCCCGAACCCTGGCAAAAAAGGCGCATACGCTGGCAAGGATGATGATGTATCCCTCCCAGAATGTCCAGTTTGGCATAATGAAATTGATAAGCatgcatattttttattttttaatttcagACGTGATACGTAGTTTGAATTTGATACAGTAAGCCATATTTTGAATTTTGACAAAATCCCCAACTTTAGTTTTATTTATGTAGTAATTACAAGTTAATAGTTATTACCTaacattaaaaataaataattccTTCACTTTGAATGTTGGTCTCTTCGTCATTGTACAAGGTTACATGTGTGACAAATTCAAGAATAATAAGCAAGACTTGCAATGACAAAAGCCCATGCTGCACTTTTCTCCTATAGTGATGTGTTTGTGAAAAGTATGATAAGTATAATCTCAAATTATCCTTTGAAACTACAAAAAGAGTATAATCCGACTATCTGAATACAATATACAGGTATGGAATAATATATATGATAGACAAATCATTTGCTTCCTCTGTAACCGAATAATGTCTAATAAGATCTCGCAATAATTAACGGGATCAGGTCTGAAACATTTAGCATAATTAATTTTATTCTCTCTTAGACGCTAGAATACAACAAGTACTACTATCCCTTGTTCCTCACGCATATAAGACAACAAATGGCAGAGTGAGTCCCCGGTGATGAAAACCAAAACAAGCGCATAGTGACAGAATCACACTCCTTGTGTTCACTATGTATGCCACTGGATTATGTGAAACCAAGAATCCTACTTCCGGTCTAGCTGAAAAATCATTGCTAGTAACTCAAGTAGTTTCCAGGAAATGTGCTCAATGTTTCCTATTGGAGGATTCCAACACATTAGTAGTCACACTAAGCAAGTTCACTATGTGTATAAATGTGCTCTACTCTATTCCTTAGAGCTGTAAAATTACCCTCTCGGCTCCTCAACTCAAGGTCGTGATATCTTCTCTACTAGTAGCAAGATAATTTGATAGATATGGATCAAGGAGCTCACGTCGATTATATATGCAAAATGGAAAATCGAGGTCAAGATCAAAATTTTGTCTTTCCTGATATTCTTTCAGGTAATTTTATATGATTATAGTAGTTTTGCTGCTGTTTGTAACAGGAGGGTGGGGAAGAATATGACTGAAAACTATAGAATGCACGGATTCtttgtttatattttattttgttccATTTAGTTATTTCCAAAAAACACACTGAAAATGCATCTTGAGGTTTTCAGCTACACTCTTTGTATAATGTTTCTTGTAATCTTATGATCAGTCTTGTTATATTGAATACTTGTACAGATGAAAGTGATGATCAAGAAGTTGGCACAAGTGATTTCCGCGAGAAGATAACAATTAACTTCCAGTTGTTGGAGGTCTGTAGAGAGTTATCAAGAACAGAACAAAGCCTTAAACTTTGTTTGAAAAATACGGATATCCCTTTTTTGGAATCAGTAGTGGGGCCTGGACTCGATAGCCAACTGCAGTGGATCCTCTTAAAACTTCGTATTACTTCCGCCATGTTGGAAGCTGCAGTTGAGAGGACTAATTCAGGATCAGCCTCAGAGGTTGAAACCAGAAAGCTGGATAGTTTTGCCAATTATTTGATGGAGATCACTAGACTGATAGATCAAGACATTACTGGCAATCTTATTTCAGAAGAAGTTGTTGAATACTCTTCTCCAACTACAGTACGCGCATATGCAAAGAAGTTTGGTGGAAAgatttcttcagttgaggctcaGATCAACGGCCTCCATGACTGGGCAACAACATTGGGCCTTACATCTGCTGGATGCGGAGAAACAGTCTGTCTCCCAGATAATAAATTTATCGTGGAATCAGTGACAGAAGATGAAAGAAACGACTCAAGTACGGTGGGTTTGGAGGAAGATATTCAGGTTATTACAAACAAATTGATAATAGGCCACTCAACACCATCTCTAGTAGCAATAACTGGTGGAAAAGGTATTGGAAAAACAACTCTGGCCAGAAAAATTTACAAAAATCCTGAGGTTGTTCATCATTTTCCTTGTCGAGCTTGGGTGACTTCACCTCTTGATTTTGAACCCAACTCTTTTTTGTTTAGCATAGCAAAGCAAGTTCTCGTAGGCTTTGCCGTAAATGACTCCATTGAAAAAATAAAGTATAAAC carries:
- the LOC141693520 gene encoding uncharacterized protein LOC141693520; this encodes MDAKQIKLTTLIIFAALMINPSLQSTTSVKYCDRKADYAVKVEGIDMIPFPIVSGQPATFKILASSGQPIYGGKMSLQVLFLGISVHSESHDICEKSRCPISAGKFVLSHTQVLPGITPAGSYTLKMRMTDEFNNQLTCISFNFKISSGLYEAAL